A window of Mytilus edulis chromosome 10, xbMytEdul2.2, whole genome shotgun sequence contains these coding sequences:
- the LOC139492096 gene encoding cell adhesion molecule CEACAM1-like, with amino-acid sequence MVPNLGLTKDNVSTVQSCNASQFVDLPCVFNFLTTNLIRWIHSRNGKFIRELNKDFVDENTNTLHFPFCNHDDSGEYTCTLSTDYSLLPNINRSVHLLVNGPPIVLNQHTEVVGDDLILSVMFYSIPYDFKIQWLLGNDSLNGDPQYTIDVNNMTVGLKQYNVDVTTDGFISNLTIHNFRRRPSDVYNCQISNQYGFIVEQIILGPASLELERRAYCDTSHSIELKCTLKLVGATPVPWIHSNAGETIRSLPGRHVNTSNILTIPFCNSQDTGDYTCRWKTDILGQTLMEKSTILFVSGPPFVISHSTSVDDSDTVFSITFFSIPFPSDPKWYYNNEPVTLGTKFLQTTTYSIVQIRQHRVLVNEEGFVSNLTVHKAEYGLYKCVIRNSFEEVNQLFVIKQEQNKFSISTTEATTSVASTVNSVTVIISICSTVFGIALVVICFIIFIRRISSKKTDRYNSTMPTRNEDSTYDTISMSTRSNR; translated from the exons ATGGTTCCAAACTTAGGTCTTACAAAAG ACAATGTATCAACTGTACAGAGTTGCAATGCATCACAATTCGTCGATCTTCCATGTGTATTTAACTTCTTAACAACAAATCTAATACGTTGGATACACTCACGTAATGGCAAGTTCATACGGGAACTAAATAAAGACTTTGTTGATGAAAACACGAATACCCTTCATTTTCCATTTTGTAATCATGACGATTCTGGAGAATACACTTGTACGCTGTCAACAGACTATTCTCTGCTGCCAAATATTAACAGATCTGTACATCTGTTAGTCAATG gtcCTCCTATTGTATTGAATCAGCATACAGAAGTCGTTGGAGATGATTTAATATTGTCCGTTATGTTTTATTCCATTCCATACGATTTCAAAATTCAATGGCTGCTAGGAAACGATAGCTTAAATGGAGATCCACAATACACCATAGACGTAAATAACATGACGGTTGGACTAAAGCAATACAACGTGGATGTAACGACTGATGGATTTATATCAAACTTAACGATTCATAATTTCAGGAGACGCCCGAGCGATGTTTACAATTGTCAAATTTCTAATCAATATGGATTTATTGTAGAACAAATTATTTTAGGACCAG ctAGTTTAGAATTGGAAAGACGGGCCTATTGTGACACTTCACATAGTATTGAATTAAAGTGTACTTTAAAATTGGTCGGCGCCACTCCAGTCCCTTGGATTCACTCAAACGCTGGAGAAACTATACGTTCGCTCCCAGGCAGACATGTTAATACCTCAAACATTCTGACTATTCCATTCTGCAATAGTCAGGATACCGGTGATTACACTTGTAGATGGAAAACAGATATTCTCGGCCAGACACTCATGGAAAAGTCTACAATATTGTTTGTAAGCG GACCACCTTTTGTCATATCACACTCCACTTCAGTAGACGATAGCGATACAGTATTTTCTATCACGTTTTTCTCTATACCATTTCCAAGTGATCCAAAGTGGTACTATAACAATGAACCAGTTACTTTAGGAACTAAATTTctacaaacaacaacatattcTATTGTACAAATCAGACAACATCGTGTTTTAGTAAACGAAGAAGGTTTCGTTAGCAACTTAACTGTACACAAAGCTGAGTATGGACTATATAAATGCGTGATTCGAAACAGTTTTGAAGAGGTGAACCAATTATTTGTTATTAAACAAG AGCAGAATAAATTCTCAATCAGCACCACAGAAGCCACCACATCAGTAGCTTCTACAGTAAACAGTGTGACAGTGATAATTTCAATATGCTCAACAGTATTTGGGATAGCCTTAGTTGTTATATGCTTCATCATATTTATCAGGAGAATTTCATCGAAAAAGACAG ACAGATATAATTCTACAATGCCAACAAG AAATGAAGATAGCACTTATGACACAATAAGTATGTCTACTCGATCAAACAGATAA